ATCTGTTTCCGCTCGACGTGGCTCAGGCGCAGGTATCGCTCCAACTCCTCCACCGTGGAGATGCGATTGGTCATCTGCCAGCGCCAGTCGCTCCACCGTTCCGCGCCGGGGTCGCCGCAGGGTGTGTTCATTGCGGTCAATATAACACGCGCTGCAGCGGCTCTTGCCCGGCGGCATCTGCTACAATCGTGCCGATGTCGAAATCGGATTGGCGTGACCGGGGGGTGCGCGTTGTCAAGGGCGACCGGCTCGACGGCAGTACGCCGCAGACACCCGGCATGACGCGGGCGGCGGCGATCAACCGCGCTTCGGCGGGGGCGGAGAAGCTGTGGGCCGGAACCGTCGAGATCCACCCCAACGCAAAGACCGGCGCACACCACCACGGGGCGCTGGAGAGCGTCATCTACGTGGTCAGCGGGCGGGCGCGCATGCGCTGGGGAGATCGGCTGGAGTACGTGGCCGAAGCCGGGCCCGGCGACTTCATCTACGTGCCGCCATACGTTCCGCACCAGGAGATCAACGCCAGCAGCGACCGGCCGCTGTCATGCGTGCTGGTGCGCAGCGACCAGAAGCCGGTCGTGGTAAACCTCGACATTCCGGTGGCCGAGGAACCGGAACAGGTGGAGTGGATCGATCCGATCCATCCCGGCAACGCGCGGCGGTGACGGCCGTGACG
This portion of the Spirochaetaceae bacterium genome encodes:
- a CDS encoding cupin domain-containing protein, with product MSKSDWRDRGVRVVKGDRLDGSTPQTPGMTRAAAINRASAGAEKLWAGTVEIHPNAKTGAHHHGALESVIYVVSGRARMRWGDRLEYVAEAGPGDFIYVPPYVPHQEINASSDRPLSCVLVRSDQKPVVVNLDIPVAEEPEQVEWIDPIHPGNARR